The sequence below is a genomic window from Montipora capricornis isolate CH-2021 chromosome 14, ASM3666992v2, whole genome shotgun sequence.
GCTCAGGGAAATATTGGAAGACAAGTTAAAGGACCAACACAAAAACTTAGGCACCCTTGGATGCAAAGAGGCCCTGTCCGAACGAAAACGACTCTGCATAGAACTCGGCTGCAAAAAGAAGACCAAGAGATGGTTAAAGCCTGTTCGAGGCGTTGCCGTTGCCTTTTACACCCAAAACTGTGGAAGATGATTATGAAGTGCTTAACTACAGACCCAAAACTCCATCTTATGTTCCACAATGAAAAGAACACGTATTTACGAATTGTTCGAACTGTTGTTTGTCCGATTCCATTGCAAactaaatttttggttttcttcaatttttcacTCACTTCGGCGgacaaaaaaatggcaaaattgaGAGGGTAAAATCGCACCTTGGTACATGGCATGGGGTTACATCAAGTTAATCGAGCAAAAGAACAAGGATTCTTCTTCAAATAActgcaataaaatttttgggctACTCAAACTACGAAATTTTAGCACGCCAAACAAAAGTGACACAAAGGTCAAAACATGCCATTCCTTGTCACGCATTTGGAGGTGAAAAATCAACAATGCGCTCATGGAAAAGACAACAGGCCGTTTTGGGGGCAAAAAAGCGTTACTATTCCGAATAAAAAGCTACTTTTGATCAATGTTTGTCTTTTCTCCTGCTCAGGTAAcctgaaatttaaacttttaGTGGTTATTTTCGAAACAAAATAAGGTAAAACGCAAAATCGTCTTGTTTTAAACGGCCGAGGACGGATACAATTTTGCACGTGGAAACAAACCGTAACATCAATATGTTTGCCATATTTATACTTCATTTGAGTATTGTCTGTAAATCTGTACATACCATGTATCAGCGCACAACATGGATTGTGTGATGAGAAATGAAGAACTTTCCAGGTTTTCTAGAAGACTCGTTCTTGCCTTATCCTGTTGAATTGACCTTAACTGATGAGCCTTCCACAATTCAATTGCCTGATAGGCTTGCGGAAAGGTATACATCAAGTCATCGCGGTCTTTGTCTCTCAGCTCGGAGGATTTTAATGAAGGCTCAATTTCCATGATTATGGATTTCAGTTGATCACAAGAAGGACAGCACATGTCATGGGTGTGGTTATGGAAACAGTCTTCTTTAGGGTCACTTAGAGCGTGTGTGCTGCAATGATCTGGAACGTGTGAGGTTGCTGTAATATGGACCTAAACCATTTAAGGAAACATGCGAGTGAAGATCAGTTTAAAAGAACACGATACGTTGTACAACTTTACAAGTGTTCCCTTCTTGACGAGCGGAGGAGTGCTCCTCTCTAAGCTATGttggaattattattattattattattattattgttgttgttgtcattaatAACCTCACTTTAAAGTAAAAATTCTATTGAATTTTGCACATGGTAACGAGGCTAGTAAGGCTACTTATCATAAcaataaaagaataatttgtcgGACGCCATTATAAAAATGGTCTATGATTGCGCtcaaacaaaataaaggaaTAATATACAGAGACATAGGCTAACTGATTTCGTGCAAACTCGAAACATATGGATGAAATACTTTTTGATCACTACAAACAACTCCAGCTGAAAGAACAAAGGGTTTCTTAACACGAAAAAACATAGTAATTACCTAGTGCACTGAACAAAAAGACCATTATAGGTAACGATAGCTAAGTAATCTAATTTGActttaagaaaataatatatagatttagccaagcctaaaagcagagctcccggcttgtttattcttactggctgtaggattagtgaaaataaaaggctttggaactgtccgccttttggttttcccggaaattgcttaattatgtcattttcttcactgcctaactagtgaattccacggttaatttcacctgaaaaaccgactgatcgcatgaatcacgaagggatgagtgtgatatcagtttttccagcgaaatctactgttgaattcaccagttaggcaattattttttcttgaatcgcaagagtttgaaaagaaaacaagcaaatcgtgagcaagcgaacggaaaaggaaagaaaccatttcagagtcgactgtcaaaagccctAAAATTAGccctaaaattagaaatcacagacgtactatagctcgtgatttcacagatcgtactttatttattccactttatctctctTTATCTCTATGTActtcactgaaacacgccagcttggcctagaaccagaatcggctagaaaggacaaacttcaaacaagatctgcaaattacctgtacgtgctctaaacaaacttctgaaaacacaagctggtgatatttctccttactttttacgagaactcattgcgattatgcgaacataagtgcaaaattttcttgtcactgtcgaggcacatcaaaaaacaattacgcaagcggagtaaaaacttcttgttcgctcgcattttaaagccaaacaaaccagcaaaaggtcgattatttctgtccaaaaagagtacagatgattgttatttaattgcagttaaaaataaaaattcgagtttcattcctgaacaaaagaaaaaacgactaaacaactttttagaaatatgcatccacttgaaataactcatctgtAGAAATAAGAAACGGtctagtgtccaagaaaagaatttgtggagtaacttcttctacCAATATATATTATTTGCGCTTACATTAACGTAATTCAGCATTTCCTTTGGTAAATATCAAAACAGTTTTGAGACCATGTGCCCAAACAAGATGCCAGCGGAGAAAGAAATAAATTACCGGGGCGCTGGCGAGTAAGCACGTCATGGCAAAGTCACGAAAGAATAAAAAAGGGCGGGAAAGTTCATTGACTCCCAGGCTCCCGTCTGCTGTTTTGTCCGGGACAACGATCAATTTACTTAGCCACTTGAAAAGGTCCATCTTCCATTATTTGTGCCTGCTGTTCCGACTTTAGTTTAGAGTTGTACGCGATTTGTTTCATTACCTTGGAGTAAATTTAAATCCATTTAGAGCTGAATTCATAATTTCTCAGTTTGTAGTTTAAGCGTTTCGGAGGCAAGGCAAAAGTTTATTAGAATTGCCTGTCCCGAATAAGTGCCCAGTCGTCCCCTGAACAAGTAAACTCCTCTCCCTACTTGAATgatttacaaagaaaaatgaGGCATGGCAATACTTACTTTGTAGTCTGTTTTGAAGTACTGCTTTTCCTCCTTCAGTGCCTGCTGGCATCTAAGGACCCACTGTCTCTCACCCTGTTTTTCAACAATTGCCATCagatccaaagtagtcaagtccATGAAGTGACTTTCTGACTGTGGCGGCACACAATGACAATATGCGCAACATTGTTGAGGTGCTAAAAGGTGTAAAGTTGGTCTCCGAGCAAAACTGGCGATACTGGTCAGTTATTCGTTGCAGAATCATAGATCTGATGATATTTGGTGTTTCTAGGATTTTGCCGTTTGTTAAGTACAAGTAGCATTGGCCAAACCCTGTAGCATTGGCCAAATCCTGTACAACGTGATCTAACTGTGATTTGTCCACTGGCATTGTTGGGCTCCTAGCGGCAGGCAAGGGAACACGGTGCCCATGCTGGATTGTGTGCTGTTGTGCTGTTTTAATTATATACTCCGTGATGCCTGGTGTGAACTGCTGGATCACGGAGTAAGGAATTAGATCAGCTATTACTGATAATATCTGTTGACGCGTCCCAACTGTTGGCGTTTTGATAAGTCTCCGCTAAGGCTTCCAGATACTTCTGATCCGCTGAAGTTTGGGCTGTTATGCACAGAGCTGCTTCCACTGACTGTGAACTCTTCAGTGCCTGCCACAACAACGCAGGGTTCCCGGGAGCGATGACCTCCAATGATGCCATCTTTTGCTTTCGAGATGCAAACAGTTTTGGTGCGTGTGCTTAACTGATCCCAGCTCTTTTTGGGTTCATTTATAGTTCCTTTGCCGCTGACGCTAAGGAACTCGTTTAATTTCAAGCGACGAAGGGTCTGGTTTTCGTGGTTGCTGGAGGAATATAAAGGTTAGTTCAAATCAGAGATTTAGAAATGAATGCTTCCATTCTCATCCGTATAACCTATTTGCACAGAGGTATTTCAGTACGAGTCTGAAGTGCATGGATGGCATTATTGTTGACGGGATACGTTTTCAATAGTTTTTGCCGGTTTTAGTGTTTAATTTTCGGTGCTATATTAACCGACCCTCTGCTTCATCAACAATGCAAACAAAAGCTCGATTTTACTAGAAAGAAGAACGAAAGAAAGGGCACTCGACTAAACGAAACTTATGAAAATTAAGTATCCCCAAATAGTCAGTCTAAAGGAAGTAAAGAGACAAATTCCTCACTAGCAGCCTGGAATATTTGAACATAAAGTTAAACTATTTTTTTATAATGAATTAGGATTTGGTATTTCTGTGTTTCAGTTGACTACCAGCAAATTTTTCACGACATGGAAGAGTCGACATGTTCATTTGTTGGCTTAGAGCCCCTGAAACAACAATTCCTGAGGTTTGCAAAGACTGCCATTTTAAACCACAGAAGAAAGCAGTTGGGTTTTCAAGTGGAAGACATGAATACATGTCTACACTTTATATTTCAATGCAACCCAGGCACTGGAAAGACCACGTTTGCTCGcaaagtttctggaaaacaaaactctATCTAAGCGTGTGGTCCTTCCTTTCCTACGGCAGTAAGCAATTTGCATTTCAATTTTCAGAAATCCTTTTATTACTGAGATATTTCTTATAGCTGAGTAGAAGCAAAGTGATTTCTCAATCTGATCTTTGGTCCTTTGACTTCAGTGGAGTATTTTACGGAGTCTTTTATAACAACCCGCGGAATGGAATAATCTTGACAAATCTGTACGATGTATCATTAACAATAGCACTTCTTTTCCCTCGTAGATCTTCTGTACAgtttgaaaaagataaaaaagaggAAATTGATCGAGGTACAAAGGGGAGACCTCGTGGGTCAATACCTTGGCTCAACAGAGGAGAAGACGTCAGCAAAGATCAAAGAGGCAAAGGGTGGAGTTCTTTTTGTGGATGAGGCGTATCGTCTTACACCAAGAAGCACAGGCGTGGATTACGGACGAATTGCGATCAACCAGCTGATGGCAGTAATGGAAAAAGGTGATCCAGCTATGATTTTCGCAGGTTATCCCGCCGAATTGAAAGAATTTTTGAGTGCAAATCCAGGTCTAAgttcaagaataaaatataaattcacttTCCCGAATTACTCCGTGCAAGAGATGGCAACCATTCTTGAAAATGGAATCAGGGAGGGTGGATATCGATATGAAGGAGAAACTAGCCTTGCTGACATCCTCGAGaaagaaacaacaaaagaaGTACGGAATCAGCAGAATGGACGGCTTACTAAAAACATTTTAGGGGAGGCCATCATAAATTTAAGCAGCCGTCTCTCGTTTGAGGACGACGGTGCGAGGCTCGTGACTCTCGGAGATGAGGACATAATCCATGGTTGTCGGGCTCTTTGTGAGCCAATTAAACCACCATGTCAGGATACCACAGGATCCGAAAGTACAGAGCCAAAATGATGGGGTTTTTTACCTTGATCGATTAAGTTTTTTCACTTTAGAGTTTTTAATACCAATAGTTAATAATAGTTAATAACAGCAACACTGAATTTCTGCTTTGTGTACCTTGTAGCATGAAAATTTTGAGGGTTCTACTTTTTGCGAATTTGGCGGATTGACCTCGATCCCCAGAAATTAGTTCCCGCAAATTAAAACGCCGCAAGAATTAACTCCCTTCAGTCCAATTCAAAAATCTGCTTTCAAACCAGAAAGTACTCGTGTTTCAAAAAATCCACCGCATTAAGGATTCCACCCCAGCTTGTAGTAATACTTTTATTCCATGATCCAATAGACATAATTAATTGGTAGTCTGAAAACTTCTTTCTATGTTGATCGAAACTTTGTAGTAATCTTGGTTATCACCTGAATTTAACTTCTTCTACATTACTCATGACAAGTTACGCCGGGATGGAACAAGTTTCACTGATACATTAACTCTCTTTCCGAGCAATGTACTTAATAATGTTCAAACGTGCATATCAGTAAAATATGTATCTATTACAGAACTAAAATAAGCCAAACGTTGCAAGCAATAATGTGTTGTTGTAAAAAGGGTTTTGACGATCGATGAAGGGTTAGCACTTGCCAATAAAATCTATCTATTGTGACTTTTCCTTTTCATCATACGACCGAGATAATCGCTTGTAATTTTCTGAGGCAAATTGATCGttcagcaaagagaatttaTAAGTATTAATTATAGATGAACGCAAATATAACACATAACACGTTACTGGGAAAACAGTATGTGTTAGAAGAATGTATTTTAACATGGAAACGATTACTGGTATAGTAATATATAAATGTAGGCCAGCCTAAAAGCGTAGCTCCTGAGCCGGGTTGTTCAGAGCCCGATCTAGCTAGCCCCGGCAGGGAGAGGTAGAATTTTGATTTGGGTTTTTTTTGACTTTGTGGTGAGGTTTTCTGTATATTGTTTGGCCTCCTGTTTTTAGTTTTAACAattaccaaaaaacaaaacaaagcagcgAAAAACAGTGGTGTGGAAGAAAAAGTTATAAATCGATTAATATTTAATACTCGGTTGGCGTTAACCGGCTTCCGAACAACCCGGCCCTGTTTTCAATAAGTCAACCTGACATTCGCCCGAGATCCAATTGAAAAATCAGTTCTTGGACAGCGGTCAATTTAGAGCTGGTAAAGCCAGTCAATTTAGAGCTGTAAACTTGAGCCagcgatatggtcacatgatactggtcagcggatacctcgcattgacaggtgtcaattgatcataatatggatgtccaatatcataGAAGTACACGGTAAACCATGGCTGCATGTCTCTGTCAACCTATTATTTGGagtatggccgccatgttgcGCGACtctgtcgtcgtcgtcgtgcgTTCGCGCCCACGAGCAATACGGAGAATTACCTGGTACTTTGTGCAGGTGGGTCGAGGATTCACGCGATGCAATTTATGGCAGGTTGGTAGATATCTACTCCGAAATTTGAACTATTCGATAAAGGATCGATTTCTCCAGTAAGGATTTGAAGTTGTTCTTCATTCAGAGGGCAATTTGGTTCTAACAAAGTCACAATGTTATTTTCATCATTGTCAGCTGCACCCATAGCCAGACTGCCACTTTCCACACCATAGACGGTTAAATCAGGGTTCCTAATGTCTTGAACTGCAGTGTACCCACCATAATCGTCACTTAACACTCCAGCTATCCATGTCTGGTAAGGAGATTGGTTCCCTTCTGTACTTACACCATGGTGGTTCCAGCCTAGCCGAAATTCCTCTAAAGCTCGGTTCAGCCTTGGAAGAAACACAGTGAAGGCCGAAAACGTCCGCATCATTAGAAAGGTCTAGAAGCCCTTCGTTCTCCATAACATTGAAAACTGTATAGAAGCTACACAGGCAACATCGTGTGGTGTCTCTATGCAACCTCTCTATGCGCTGATTATGGACAGATGAACCTTGTATATGAGATCCACGATTTCAGCCCCTCCTTGACTCCATAAATCTCCCCACTTCGATGTTTTTGCCCCCATAATCAGAGCAAACACGCGATGGAATTCCGTATCTTCTGGTGCTGTCGAGAAAGCTCGACAGTACCGTTTCTGCTCGATTATTTGTTGCACATTTCAGAAATACAACAAGTCTTGAATACCCATCAATCCCACCATGAACGATAAACCCCCAGCGAATGAGTTTATGGAGTCCATCTATATGCCAAAGTGCGTTTGGCCCAGGAACATCATACTGGTATCTGGGGTGCATAGCCCGCCAACGGAGAGCAGTGTTGATCGGGTCAATGCGACGAATAATGTCTTACGCGATGTCGAGGAACATGTATACTGCTAGGACGAAAGATACCCATGACCATTCTCTCCCCACAATTTACAAATTGAGCTTTTATGCCAGACACTTGTTGTTCAAGATCAACTTCGGAAATACTGGAGAATCGACTTTctagaaaattaaaattaacttcTTTTAGTCGTCGCCATAGGGTTGTACGTGACACACATAATGTGTAGCAGATCCTTGTCCAGGTAAATTGTCAGTTTCCAAGATAATCTATTTGAGTTAGGTTAATGACTAGCCTGGGCCTCCCAACACAACCATTACGACTCACGAGGATTTCAGAAAGTGTCGAAGAGCTATAGGCGGTGGGGTCAACTGAAAATAACTGTCGCTCAACATGATCAATCAGGCATTGTACTGAATTGCTCAGTCACTTGACGTTCACTCGTATATTTTCAGAAACAGACGTATCCACGTGGACGTCTGCAGTTATCCTTTCGCAAGCAGTTCGATTAGCCTATAGTCGGAAAAGAAAATCTTGCAGCGTACTTGAGTCAGACGAATGAATTCTTCGTTCCACTTCGCCACATGTGCTTTCCACTACTTCTAGGAATATAGTCCACTCACTCTCAGCCATATATTTTTACCAGAATGGCTACTACATGGGGAATATAGTCGATCAAAAAATTATTTCGAAAGATCAGAGGCCACATAGGCTCGTGACAAAAAATTACTGGCACGCCAATCATTACACGATAACAATGATCACGCGATAGTCCGTCAAAGGGGACCGACgaaaaataattgatttcaaTAATTTACTTTATCGCAATAATAAATTGATATCTAGGTAGAATTTGTTTCAACACGATTGTAAATTGACATCGAAAGGAATGCATTTATTTCAACAGCGCAGTAAATTGACATCAAGGTAGAAAGTATTTCATCACGGCAGAAAGTATGACATCAAGGTAGAAATTATTTCAGCACGGTGGTAAACTGATGTCAAGGTAGAAATTATTTCATCACAGAAGTAAATTGACATCAAGGTAGAAATTGTTTCATCACGGCAGAAAGTATGACATGAAGGTAGAAATTATTTAATCACGGTAGTGAATTGATATCAAGGTAGAAATTATTTCATCACGGGAGTAAATTGACATCAAGGTAGAAATTGTTTTATCACGGCAGTAAATTGACATCAAGGTAGAAATTGTTTCAGCACGGTAGTAAACTAATGTCAAGGTAGAAATTATTTCATCACGGGAGTAAATTGACATCAAGGTAGAAATTGTTTCATCACGGGAGTAAATTGACATCAAGGTAGAAATTGTTTCATCACGGCAGTAAATTGATATCAAGGTAGAAATTGCTTCATCTTTGCATTAAATTTATACCAAAGCAGAAATTGTTTCATCACGGTAGTTAAATGATATCAAGGTACTACCAGGACATTACCTCCTGGTACTGCTTCATAACGGCAGTAAATTGACTTCAAGATAGAAATCGTTTCGTGACGTTCACAGCAAGGTAGAATTAATTACAATTTACAACATTGATAAACGTTACATCACAATGGGACTTCTTCCGTCACGGCATAAACATTACACATCACGCaagtaaataattttgaaacaaacggcGCGCCATAATTTGCTGATAAGTCCCACACAACATTGCCTTTCCAATTGACTCCATGTCTTCAGCTAATTTTCTTCGCCTTGCCCTAGTTTCACTTGGCCACACAACTTCCACCTAAAAAGAGGTTATATAGACAACTTAATacatatataatataatatatatataatataatatatataatatatatagaCAACTTAATATATATACACTCTCAAATAATCTTAACCATTGTATAGTAAATACTGATGAGGGCAACTTGAGTAAAGGCAGGTGCTGTTTTACAATACTATCTGTCCCACGCAACATTGTATAAAAATTAAACCATACCTAGTATATACCCTAAAGTATGTGGTACATAAACTGACAGAATAATCAAGTAAGCAATTAAGTAGATTGAACTaataactaaaagaaaaaaattaaaattaattcaaaaacgacagaaaattaatattacgtagcgaagatatcgttgacatcacctattgtcattaatgtgccaatcAGAGCCTCATTGCCTGTAGAAACAAAAGGTCTTTCGTTCCTGAGGTTGGCAAATTTgtataacaaaagcaatgtttgtaaacagatatcttccctataacaACTATATTAAAGTATCTTGCTAGTTCCGGAATATGTCAGCAAACATTGTGTGTCAAAGTAAGACGTAGCTTCACATGCAATCTTGTCAAGCTACATCTCATTAATTTATAGGTAAGCCTATATCTTATAGAGATTACTAGCACAATcttacaaacaaaagaaataattgtATTCCGAAAGGTATAATGTAACAATAGGGAGAACTAAATATGGAACGCCAACACTGTCTTATGTCAACCTCTTTAATTATATGCGGCACATTTTACGATATATGCGGTGCCTTTCTTATTATATGCGGTACTTTTGTAGTGATATGCAGTGCTCTCGTCGTTATGTGCGGtgcttttgtcattatgtgcggtacttttgtaatcatatgcagtgctttcgtcgttatatgcggtgctttcgTCGTTGTATGTGGTAgttttgtcattatatgaagtagtttttacattatatgcggtgctttgtTTGTCATCATTATATGAGGTGCTTTTTGTCCTTATATGCGGTGTGTTCTTCATTATGAGGGTGTAAGAGCTTGTGAAAAATCCACAATGCAATGGGCACCGATATTGaggatccgccattttgtttccgtTCCTGCTCCTGTCGTGTTCTCTTGGAGACATCGAAATGGACACAGTGTTAAAGAAACTGAAACTCCAAGATCTGGCTGAGAAATGTCAAACTGAACACATTACTCCGGACATTGTTTGCAAGTTTTCGGTACACGAAATGGAAATGTTAGGCATAAATTGTCGCAGTGATATGATGTCTTTGCATATAGAATGCACCAAATTTGGGGGAGAAGCACCGAAGAAACTCGAGGGAACGTGTGGTacccccattttctttattCCACAGTGTGTGCTTGGTGATTTGCTACAAGAGGGATTTACAATCAAGGAAATATCTTCGATCCTTGCTGTATGAGAGGATGAGGCAATACGGATTGAGCAAGTTCGAGTTCACTGGCATTTCAGACAAAGACCTCGACGCGGAAGTTGAAAACGTTACTGTAGAATTTCCTTATTGTGGGGAAATTCTTTATCAAAAAGGTGTTAAGGTGCAGAGGATGAGAGTCAGAGACAGTATACATAGAGTTGACCATGATGGGGTCAATGCAAGAAAGAAAGGACGATTGCATCGACGAGTCTACAACGTAAAGGGGCAAAACCACCTCTGTCATATTGACACCAACCACAAGCTTGTACTGTGGTACTTTGTTATTGTTGGCATTATTGATGGATTTAGTCGCCATCGCAATAGAAtgccacaacaacaacaagactGAAACCATGTTGCAATGTTTTTTAAAGGGCGTGGAAATGTACGGTCTCCCAAGTAGGGTGTCATCGGATAAAGGACGAGAGAATGTATTAGTTGCTGGCTACATGATAAAAAGAAGGGGTGCAGAAAGGGGTAGTACGATCACTGGTAAGAGCACTCACAACCAGCATATCGAAAGATTCTGGCGGGATGTTTTTTAGGGTGTTTTGGGCCTTTATTATCAACTATTCGATTTCATGGAGGACATAGGTATTTTAGACCCATTCAATGACAGTCATATTACTGCTCTTCATCATGTTTTCCTGCCAAAAATTAAGGAAAAGTTGGAGTTGTGGAGAAATGCCTGGTGCAGACACCATGTAAGAACAATGAAATCTCCACTGCGTGTATGGGTTGCTGGCCAGCTGCAGAATCCAGTTGGTGTTGAAGATGACTTTATCGATGTGGAACATTATGGTGTTGAAGGAGTCCTTCGTGAGGAAAGAGATGCGGACAGCAGGCCAATTTTTGAGATGCCCCATACACTCAGCGATCATTGTTTGGAATCCCTTAGAAACCAAGTACCGTCAAGTTGGACCTCTACCAACTATGGGATAGATGTGTATTTACAAGCACTAAGCATCACTGAAAATTCTAGTGGGCgccataacattgctgtcatAACAATTCTTGCTTCTCTGTAAGGCGAAGCAACAGACTGTTAActtcttttatgttttttttttcttttatcacaCTCTAGCCTACACCTGTAAGCAAAACTTCTGACAATGACATGTAGCAAGGATCAAGTACATAGTTGGTCtacctttgtttttgttatgtaaTGCTTGCATGGAACTCAACTGACAGCTGCATCAGAGATTGG
It includes:
- the LOC138031400 gene encoding uncharacterized protein yields the protein MNASILIRITYLHRDLLYSLKKIKKRKLIEVQRGDLVGQYLGSTEEKTSAKIKEAKGGVLFVDEAYRLTPRSTGVDYGRIAINQLMAVMEKGDPAMIFAGYPAELKEFLSANPGLSSRIKYKFTFPNYSVQEMATILENGIREGGYRYEGETSLADILEKETTKEVRNQQNGRLTKNILGEAIINLSSRLSFEDDGARLVTLGDEDIIHGCRALCEPIKPPCQDTTGSESTEPK